The following is a genomic window from Niabella soli DSM 19437.
CAGTTGATCAGCGAAGTGTATGGTTTGCTTAAAAACGAGGGCGTAACCAATGAGCAGTTTGTTGAGCTGTTCGCAGACTGGGATAAAGGCCCGTTGCAGTCCTTCCTTATCGAAATCACTTCGGTGATCTTCAAAAAGAAAGACCCGGAAACCGGCAATGATCTCGTTGATATGATCCTTGATAAAGCGGAGCAGTTGGGAACGGGCTTGTGGACCTCCCAAAGCGCCCTGGAGCTGAATGTGCCGCTGTCTACGATCGATGTTTCGGTTTCCATGCGCTATCTTTCTTCGTTGAAAGAGGCGCGTGTAGCCTATTCAAAACAATATAATCATCAGAATAAAAAAACCGGCGTTGCTATCGAAGCATTGAAGATCGCTTGCAGGGATGCGTTGGTCTTTGCCTTTATGATTGCGTATGGCCAGGGGCTGGAGTTGTTGAAGAAAGCCTCTGAAACTTACAAATACGAAACCGATATTAAAACGGTGGTGAAGATCTGGCGGGGAGGCTGTATCATCCGCTCTGCATTATTAAATGACCTGTTCACTGCCTACGAAAAGCGACCCGATCTTTCAAATATTATAGGCTCGCCACAATTTGTAGAAGCATTAAAAAGTAAGCGTTCCGCCGTAGTACAGTTCCTGAAAACCGCTATGGACGCTGGTATGCCGGCCCCGGCCTTTGCCTCTACGCTAAATTATTTTGATGCGTATACCCTTGCGCAATTGCCGGCCAACCTGATACAGGCGCAGCGCG
Proteins encoded in this region:
- the gndA gene encoding NADP-dependent phosphogluconate dehydrogenase — protein: MAARFGMIGLGTMGRNLVLNVADHGFEVCGYDRDAKQRQIMEDAGKGKPVSTAASSAELIAKLQTPRIIMLLVPAGKIVDAVINELVPQLQKGDILIDGGNSHFIDTERRYLALQDSGIHFIGMGVSGGEDGARFGPSMMPGGNIESYNLVKDILEAIAAKAEGEPCVAYMGHSAAGHYVKMVHNGIEYAIMQLISEVYGLLKNEGVTNEQFVELFADWDKGPLQSFLIEITSVIFKKKDPETGNDLVDMILDKAEQLGTGLWTSQSALELNVPLSTIDVSVSMRYLSSLKEARVAYSKQYNHQNKKTGVAIEALKIACRDALVFAFMIAYGQGLELLKKASETYKYETDIKTVVKIWRGGCIIRSALLNDLFTAYEKRPDLSNIIGSPQFVEALKSKRSAVVQFLKTAMDAGMPAPAFASTLNYFDAYTLAQLPANLIQAQRDLFGAHTYHRIDKEGIFHTDWDYKPSDVE